One Pseudomonadota bacterium DNA window includes the following coding sequences:
- a CDS encoding 2OG-Fe(II) oxygenase: MDPLNPAIDWTRVGTEFRSARPFHHVVIDDFFAPETARALADEYPAFDAPVWWRYDNPLENKRACNDWNRFPPTTYRALAWLNSDVFVARMSAVCGAPLFADIGLNGGGWHCHGRGGKLNVHLDYSLHPKLALERRLNLIVYLSPGWDAAWGGGLGLWEDDGGRPGRLGRRVDCLFNRAVLFDTTQNSWHGLPEPIECPEGRTRNSLAVYYLCEPRPDASERGKALYAPYGDQVDDPRVLELIRLRADVATAHRVWVSDTSLETGVSAP; the protein is encoded by the coding sequence ATGGACCCTTTGAACCCAGCCATCGATTGGACGCGCGTCGGTACCGAGTTTCGCTCCGCGCGCCCGTTTCACCATGTCGTCATCGATGATTTCTTCGCGCCTGAGACGGCCCGCGCCCTGGCTGACGAATACCCCGCGTTCGATGCGCCGGTGTGGTGGCGCTACGACAACCCGCTCGAGAACAAGCGGGCGTGCAATGACTGGAACCGTTTCCCGCCCACGACCTATCGCGCGCTCGCCTGGCTCAACAGCGACGTGTTCGTGGCACGCATGTCTGCGGTGTGCGGCGCTCCCCTCTTCGCCGATATCGGGCTCAACGGTGGAGGCTGGCACTGCCACGGGCGCGGGGGAAAGCTCAACGTGCATCTCGACTACTCGCTTCACCCCAAGCTGGCCCTCGAGCGACGCCTCAACCTCATCGTCTATCTCTCGCCGGGCTGGGATGCGGCCTGGGGCGGGGGGCTCGGCTTGTGGGAAGATGACGGCGGCCGTCCGGGGCGCCTCGGGCGACGCGTCGACTGCCTCTTCAACCGCGCGGTTCTGTTCGATACGACCCAGAACTCGTGGCACGGCCTGCCGGAACCCATCGAATGCCCCGAGGGTCGCACCCGGAACAGCCTGGCTGTCTACTACCTCTGTGAACCCCGCCCCGACGCTTCTGAGCGGGGAAAGGCGCTCTACGCGCCCTACGGAGACCAGGTCGATGACCCCAGGGTTCTTGAGCTGATCCGGCTGCGCGCGGATGTCGCCACAGCGCATCGCGTGTGGGTGAGCGATACCTCGCTCGAGACCGGGGTGTCAGCGCCGTGA
- a CDS encoding glycosyltransferase family 2 protein, protein MISVVIPTWNAREIIHLPLASLRRQTHDDFEIIVVDDASTDGTGDHVREHWPEVRLVRLDVNKGFPGAVNAGIFAARGHAIALLNNDAEADEGWLSAMAAALESSPRVGMVACRIRVYHHRHLLDSAGIFVTSFGSCGNLGAFTPDGPPYDRAMRMIGPNGAAGLYRRALFEDVGVLDETLVAYYEDTDIALRAQLRGWACVYAPDAVCYHVGSVTNAALDAPTLDRHSAAIAIDDARAPQPAKTSPRVMYYAARNYPIMLMKFVPLSMLLADCWAIAGFELNMLAFAIRNRLFRSFVRGRLALLPALPDALRKRFTLAASRRISAREVRALFRRPSARELFGIVLRRLRGGERPVG, encoded by the coding sequence ATGATCTCGGTGGTCATCCCTACCTGGAACGCGCGCGAGATCATCCATCTGCCCCTGGCTTCGCTGCGGCGTCAGACGCACGACGACTTCGAGATCATCGTGGTCGATGATGCGTCCACCGACGGCACGGGCGATCATGTTCGTGAGCACTGGCCCGAGGTGCGCCTCGTGCGCCTCGACGTGAACAAGGGGTTCCCTGGTGCGGTGAATGCCGGGATCTTCGCGGCGCGAGGGCATGCCATTGCGCTCTTGAACAACGACGCTGAGGCCGATGAGGGCTGGCTGTCGGCCATGGCGGCGGCCCTTGAGAGCAGCCCGCGCGTGGGCATGGTGGCGTGTCGCATCCGGGTCTACCACCATCGACATCTCCTCGACTCGGCCGGTATCTTCGTGACCTCGTTCGGGTCGTGCGGGAACCTGGGCGCGTTCACGCCGGACGGTCCCCCCTATGATCGCGCGATGCGCATGATCGGTCCCAATGGCGCCGCCGGGCTCTACCGACGGGCGCTCTTCGAAGACGTGGGAGTTCTCGACGAGACCCTCGTGGCGTACTACGAAGACACCGATATCGCGCTGCGCGCCCAGCTGCGCGGATGGGCCTGCGTCTACGCGCCTGACGCCGTATGCTATCACGTGGGCAGCGTCACCAACGCCGCGCTCGACGCGCCGACCCTCGATCGTCACAGCGCCGCCATCGCCATCGATGACGCGCGGGCCCCGCAGCCCGCCAAGACCAGTCCGCGGGTCATGTATTACGCGGCGCGCAACTATCCCATCATGCTGATGAAGTTCGTGCCGCTCTCGATGCTGCTCGCCGACTGCTGGGCCATTGCAGGCTTTGAGCTGAACATGCTCGCGTTCGCGATTCGCAACCGGCTGTTCAGGAGCTTTGTGCGGGGGCGGCTTGCGCTGCTGCCGGCGCTCCCCGACGCGCTGCGCAAGCGATTCACGCTCGCCGCGTCACGCCGCATCTCGGCGCGTGAGGTGCGCGCGCTCTTCCGACGCCCGTCTGCCCGAGAGCTCTTCGGCATCGTGCTGCGGCGTCTGCGTGGCGGCGAGAGGCCCGTGGGGTAG